A genomic region of Desulfobulbaceae bacterium contains the following coding sequences:
- a CDS encoding NAD(P)-dependent oxidoreductase, translated as MNKATKPKKTGLLIGGSGLIGGAITYYFKTHPDEEIELLAPNSKKLSLRVANDIKQYFKKIKPDFIINTAIAAIDSDPILSFEINYLGALNLAKAAIELGIPYIHFSSSATMPSGTDLSEEDTLPLTPGLANYPKSKLMAELTLRQLKEAEGLDYTIIRLAVVYGKHDHKIQGFHRLFFSIVDQALPCMLTKPDVKHSYSNSKKIAPFIHHILSHRDEFSGQTYNFVDPEPVALSQVILTIRRYLQLKLPKEIYIPYSMAKVFKSALKWTMKKLSIIGIEARMPAELMFLENFYRSQTLSSSKLANSSYGLQQPATTIFTELPAIIEYYLTRWEHLNLISSYNDSFYHPKTLAEEFINNPQELIELVHTKKIDPMYDFCLFPNKDLS; from the coding sequence ATGAACAAAGCTACAAAACCAAAGAAAACTGGTTTGCTCATCGGCGGCTCCGGCCTGATCGGCGGCGCTATCACCTATTACTTTAAGACCCACCCCGATGAAGAGATTGAGTTGCTGGCCCCAAACAGTAAGAAACTGAGTCTACGGGTTGCCAATGACATTAAGCAATATTTCAAAAAAATCAAACCCGATTTTATTATCAACACGGCAATCGCCGCCATTGACTCTGACCCCATATTATCGTTTGAAATCAACTATCTCGGTGCGCTCAACCTAGCTAAGGCGGCAATCGAGTTAGGCATTCCTTATATTCACTTCAGTTCTTCGGCAACCATGCCTTCGGGTACAGATCTTAGCGAAGAAGACACCCTGCCCCTGACCCCAGGCCTTGCCAATTATCCCAAATCAAAACTCATGGCCGAGTTAACCCTCCGTCAACTCAAGGAGGCCGAGGGACTCGACTACACCATCATTAGGCTCGCTGTTGTCTATGGCAAGCACGACCACAAAATCCAAGGATTTCACCGGCTTTTTTTCTCCATTGTTGACCAGGCTCTTCCGTGCATGCTGACAAAGCCTGACGTCAAACACTCGTACAGCAACTCAAAAAAAATCGCCCCTTTCATCCATCACATTTTGTCACATCGGGATGAATTTTCGGGCCAAACCTACAATTTTGTTGATCCGGAACCGGTTGCCCTCTCTCAAGTCATTCTCACCATTAGACGCTATCTTCAACTTAAGCTTCCTAAAGAGATTTATATTCCCTATTCGATGGCAAAAGTCTTTAAATCCGCCTTGAAATGGACTATGAAAAAATTAAGTATAATCGGTATCGAGGCACGAATGCCTGCTGAGTTGATGTTCTTAGAAAATTTTTACCGCAGCCAGACACTGTCCTCTTCAAAACTGGCCAACTCAAGCTACGGTCTCCAACAACCTGCGACCACTATCTTCACGGAATTGCCAGCCATCATTGAATACTATCTGACCCGTTGGGAACACTTAAACCTAATTTCATCCTATAACGATTCTTTCTATCACCCCAAAACCCTGGCGGAGGAATTTATAAACAATCCTCAAGAACTGATCGAGTTGGTCCATACCAAAAAAATAGATCCGATGTATGATTTCTGTCTTTTTCCCAACAAAGATCTTTCTTAA
- a CDS encoding helix-turn-helix transcriptional regulator, producing MDKKHFSLLRKSLGKTQKELAELLGISIKTLHSYEQGWRQIPAHAERQILFLLSRTRERDSDIKPCWIIKSCPPKRKKACPAWEFQAGKLCWFINGTICECDAQRSWKKKMEICNKCEVMKSILPDVEETK from the coding sequence ATGGATAAAAAACATTTCAGCCTGCTCAGAAAAAGTCTCGGAAAAACCCAAAAAGAACTAGCCGAACTCCTCGGCATCTCCATCAAAACCTTGCACAGCTACGAGCAAGGATGGCGTCAAATTCCCGCCCATGCAGAGCGGCAGATCCTCTTCCTCCTCTCCCGAACACGGGAAAGAGATAGCGATATCAAACCCTGCTGGATCATCAAAAGCTGCCCTCCGAAACGAAAAAAAGCATGTCCGGCCTGGGAGTTTCAAGCGGGGAAACTTTGTTGGTTCATCAACGGCACAATCTGTGAGTGCGATGCTCAACGAAGTTGGAAAAAGAAAATGGAAATCTGCAATAAGTGCGAAGTCATGAAATCGATTCTTCCCGATGTGGAAGAAACTAAATAA